The genome window ACGCACATAACCCAACTGATTTTGCTGCTTCGGCAAGGTATTGTCATTGCCATTGCGGATATCAAACACCCAGGCAGAAATACCACCACCACCCTCTGCGCTGGTTTGAGTTGTCCAGTAAAACATATTGTTCTGCACCGTGTGATCAGGTTCAAAACGGAAAAATGCCGGATCTAACAAGTGATTCTCACCAATACGACTAAAATCAGCGATAGACATTAGCTCTTCCAAAGTAGGTAAACGCCAGTTTGCACCGCCGCAGTAGGCTGTTTCATTCACTTCTTCGACATACACTTCGATGCCACAATTCTCGGTGCTTGGACAGGTACTTGAAGCAGGCGCAGGCACACCAGCTTCGTCACCATTACCCGCATTGGTATTAACAAAACTGTATCTGTTATTCGCTGCTCTTAAGGTACTGGCCGGAGGAGGTGTAATCAAAGGTTCCTTTAATTCCCAAATCAAACCTGTGACATTGTCACGTATGCAGGAGAACTCATTGGCGGTGTCTGCCAGTTCATCACCAAATTGGTCAAGCTTGGTAAAATCAAAGGCCTTTTCACCTTTGCCTATTTTACGTAAATACTGCACAACACTATCACGGCCGCCGTCTGCATCTTGGCGCGGATAGTCTTCGTCACCACAGGGGATCACACCAGAAATGTCATAACAGTTCACCACACCTGTATCAGGTAAATCTCCAAGTACGGCGTTACTTACAGTGACCAGCATAGTATCGGTCGCTGTCTGATTGTTGCTGTCAGTAGCTATTAATTGCAATTCCAACTGACTGGTACCTGAGATGTCTGGCGCAATAAAAGAAGCCTGACAAGAGGTGGGATTGACCAGCACCAACGTCTGGCCTTTTAACTGACTCCAACGACAACTAAAGCTACCAGTCACTGTGCGTGTCCCGCTACCGTCTAACTGCACTTCAGCAAATTCCCGTACCTGCTGATCGGCTCCTGCATCAGCAATGATCTGTTGCGTGCTGGCACGGATCGGCACTGTGATACTGCCTTGAGCCGTTAAACCTTCATCATCGGTTATAGTCAGTGCCAGCTCGACATCGGTCTGAGTGGCCACTAACGGAGCAACAAAACTGACCGCTACAGTATTGATGCCTGTCAGTGTTACTGCAGGTCCTGACGTCTGGCTCCACAGATAAGTGGCAATACTGCCATCTGCATCCAAATCATAAGAAGAAGCTGCACTTATGCTGACGGTTAATCCCTGGGCCACAGGCAATATAGACGGCTGGGTAATTTGTAAAACAGCAACAGGCCCCTGATTTTCAGCATTAACCAACACCTGAACTTCGTCTGTTAAGTTTTGACCTCCAGGCGTTGTATAGGTCACCTGAAACACTAAAATGCTATCAGCCTTTACCGCGGGCGCGATAAGAGTTACAGATGCAGTACTGGCTGGAATACCTTCCACTGCAACGCCGGATAACTGACGCCAGGAAAAATTACCGCCTGCAGGATCGCCCAAAGCATTCAGTATAAAACTGTCCGTTTCATTCACGGTTTGATCTATCCCTGCATTGACGCTGGCAGTAGAACCACCAGAATCATCACCACCTCCGCCGCCACATCCAGTGAGAAATACACTAAGCAAAAGTAAAAGAAACCATTGTTGTGTTCGTATCATTGTATTTATTCCACCGCATGATGTTATGGAACTGCCGATCAGCACCAGTAACAGCAAAAATTTGACGTTAGAAGTAACCCAGAAAAGCAAAGCAAAAGGCAGGCCAGTTTTGTGGAAATAAGCAACAGAGGTTGCTTGAAAAAGCGAGGCGCTTACAGAGCCTCTACCACTACACCTTGTTCAGATAATCGAATACGGGAAGCACCGTACTCCTTTTTAGTTCTCAATACTTCATTACCAAAGCTGGTTTCCACTCCAGCAAAAAGTTGCTGGGTGACTTCGATACAAACTGACAACAACAGCTGGCGTCTTTGCTCCTCCAGTTGCTTGATATCCGCTATAAAAGCAGAAGCAATGCTGCGGTGTTCTTCAAACTCTTCGACCATAGCGGCCATTTGCTCCTGCACTGCAGGCGATTTATCCATTTGTTTAAGCTGCTCAACATGTTGCTTTACCAATTCCATTTCGGCTTTTAAACCAACTAAACTGGTACGTAAAACATTTTGTTTTTCAATCAGCGGATCCATCTGCTTGTTCAGTACAATTTGCAGCAAACTGCCTGACGGCGCGCCAAGATTGCCGCAGCGTAAACCATTTCCCAGGTAATAACGGCCACCGACAATTTTGCCATTGGCTTTTTCTTCGGTACCGGCTAATACAGAATCGGCTTCTACCTGACAGTGTAATAACTGCTTGGAGACAGTCAAACGACCTTCACATTTGATACTGGCATATTGTGCCAGAGTGCACTGCACATGGCCTTTTGCCCGCACTTGTGTACTTAATTCAGTACTTTCACCAACCTCACTGACCTGATGGCCGATAATGGCCCCACCTATAGTGACATCACCACCGGATTCGATCAGATCACCTTCAAATATGCCCTTTACAAATACATTACCGCCAGCAATGATTTTCATTGCTTCATTCACATCACCATTAATGACTACTGCACCTTTAAAAATGATGTGACCTGAACCAGCGTCGACTTTATTGATGACAAATACTTCATCAACAGCGACACAAGCATCTAACAAGCGTGGCATGCCATCTTTGCTGGCAACCAGCAGATCCGGATTATCAGCAGAAACAGCAGAGCCCTCAGCTGCCCCCCATGGTAATTGCTGGCCATCCAGCGCAGACAAACGAGTGCCTGTCACCGTCATGCCCTCTTTGCCTTTGGTCGGAGGATGGCGGCGCATCAAAACTTCACCGGTTTTCACCGAAGCAATGGCACCAAAATCACGTAAGTCAACTTTGCCTTCAGAACGGGCTACAGGTTGTTTACTGCGAGTGGACATATCACGAATAAGGAGCTCAAACACTGAGTCACGACCAGGGGTGGGCAATTTGCCTACAGCGATTTCAGCTTTAGTTTTGCTTCCAGGCTCAGCGCGGCTGGCCTGTGCCACTAGTTGAAGGATTTGTTCTTTCTGAAAACCAAAAACAATTCCCGCTTCTTGTCCGGCTTTTACTGCTTCGTTGGCAGAAATTGGGTTGCCACCATAAGCAGCGGTAATCTCAGCGGTCGCCAGCATAGCGTCACTGCTAATCTCAATCTTAAGTTGAGCATGAATACGTTCGGCGACTTTGTATTTCAGCACATGGCCTTCGGCCTGCAGCTGCTGCTTGATTTTTTGTTGGACTTGCTGGTATTCCAGCAACAGATTTTTGATTTGGTCTTGTAGTAACAGACAACGGCCATAACCTGCTTGCTGTAATTGCTCTTTGAGTAAGTCAGCCGTCAGATTAGTCTGAGTCACAGGCATATGAATAAAGACTAAATCGTCTTTGAGGCTAAACTGACACGCTAATACATTTACTGTCACAAGCAATTACCACTTTTAAAGCAAGCCGCCACTACAACATTTTCATCAAGCAAAGGAACAATGTTCCTTAAATCAGGATTTGTACCTAATCACCTGATTAAATATAGTTCTCTTGGTGGATCCGGATAAATAAATCTGTTCCCACTTTGCTGTAATCTACTTTGTACTCTTTGTTATTTAAAGCCTGAACAAATAACAGTGTTTTGTTTTCACTGAACACATCGGAGCTAGCGATATCTACTAATTCCAGATAACGGGCTTTCGCATCCGCTTTGCTCGAAGGTACTTCTTCAGTAAATATTTTCACACCATGACGAGTAGCAACAATCACCGGATCACCAGTATCATTCACAATGACTAAATCCACTTTTTTTTGTTTGTGGATCAAGGTGTTACGTCCACTGACTAAAAATGCTTTTTCGTAATTATTCATAACTGAAATACCGTTTTTAATTTTATTTTATTGCGTCATTATGATACAGACGCACATCAAGTGTCTAGGTGACTGTATTGTCTAAACATTGTAACCGGATTTGATTCACTTTGCGGCAAAAATCAGCAGGTTCGGAACCTATAGCACTCATCGGAATAAACAGATCAAAGCCGGTTAATTGCCGCAATAATTGCATGCGACGGGCAAACATTGCAATAGCGCCTTTATAACTGCGTGTAGTCCCCCTGTATTCACCTACCTCAACCATCAATTCTGTAGGGCAAGTACCGCCAGGACAATTGCTGCCAAGCGCTGCAATCAAAAGATGACGTTGCTCTACCATAATGTGAACTGCTAAGCGGGGCTGAAGTTGGTTAAGAAACTCATCATAGTGACGAAGCTTTACTCCAATGTATGCCATTTCTCTACCCGCCAGTTCAGGCACTGAAATAAAAGAGAAGCCAGGCCAGGGGATGCACCAGCGTCCTTTGTGGTGCACATAGGAAAAACCTTGTTGATCCAGCTCTATTACATAAAGAGGCTCTGTTAATTTCGCATAACCCGCTATCAATCCCAGCACACAACAAATCAGCAATAATACCCAGGCTGAGCTGTGCAACAGATCAGGGATCAGCAGCAACAATAACAGCCATAGTAACAAGCCGCCACTACTGAGTAACAGAGTTTTGACCCCACCTCTGGCTGTAGCCGCTCTATATTGCAATTTATCCATCAGTCCATATACCAAAAGTAAAATATAGCCATCAGCACAACCCAGATAATGTAAAAGCGCATATTCTGACAAAACTCACACTTTTGTTCCGACATTCACTACTCCGATACGACCAACACCTGAGTCATTGCGATAACCCGTACACTGTTTTGGCTATTATTCCCTACAATAAAGCCCATTATTTTAAGAGTACCAGACTGGAGTTACCGTGGCGCAAAAAAATTCGAACCTGATATGGGTGTTGTTAGTTGGCCTCTCTGTATTTGTTATCTATCTTTTCCTTCAAAATCAGTCACCTGAAGAAGAACAAAAAGCAGCGGGTTCAGCCACATTAGTCAGCACCCAAATTGTCAGCCATTCAGCTTTAAAGCGTCAGGTTACAACTCTGGGTACTGCTCTTGCCAATGAATCAGTACAAATTGTCAGCAATGCCAGCGACTATTTAATCGAATTACATATCAATGAAGGTAAAACTGTTGAAAAAGGCCAGTTGATTGCTCAGTTAAACGATGTGGAAGAACGTGCTCGTGTTGCTGAGTTATCTGCATCTCTGGTCGATCAAAAACGCCAGTTGGAACGGGTGAAAAACCTGGCGAAAACTCAGGCCACTGCTCAGTCTTTACTGGATGAGCAACAAACCCGCGTGAACACCACTCAGGCCCAGTTGGATGCTGTAAAAGCACGTTTGAATGAAATGACAATCAGAGCACCATTTAGTGGCGTTTTGGGTTTACGTCAGGTCAGTGAAGGCGCTTATTTGACTGCAGGTACTGTGCTGACAACGCTCGATGATTTAAACAAAATCAGACTGGAATTCAGCGTGGCCGAATATTATCTGGCTCAGTTAAAGCCGGGCATGACAGTAAACGCCAGCAACGTGGCTTACCCTGGAAAAGTATTTCACGGCCAGATTAAAGCCATAGATACCCGCTTAGACCCTGTCACCCGATCCGTGAAAGTGCACGCACTGATGCCTAATGATGGCATGGAATTACGCCCTGGTATGCTGCTGAATGTCAGCGTAACGCTGGCGGAAGTACAAGCCTTGCAAGTGTCTGAAAAAGCCATAGTACCGCTGCAAAACAAGCAGTATGTTTTTGTGGTGA of Rheinheimera sp. MM224 contains these proteins:
- a CDS encoding DUF1566 domain-containing protein; translation: MIRTQQWFLLLLLSVFLTGCGGGGGDDSGGSTASVNAGIDQTVNETDSFILNALGDPAGGNFSWRQLSGVAVEGIPASTASVTLIAPAVKADSILVFQVTYTTPGGQNLTDEVQVLVNAENQGPVAVLQITQPSILPVAQGLTVSISAASSYDLDADGSIATYLWSQTSGPAVTLTGINTVAVSFVAPLVATQTDVELALTITDDEGLTAQGSITVPIRASTQQIIADAGADQQVREFAEVQLDGSGTRTVTGSFSCRWSQLKGQTLVLVNPTSCQASFIAPDISGTSQLELQLIATDSNNQTATDTMLVTVSNAVLGDLPDTGVVNCYDISGVIPCGDEDYPRQDADGGRDSVVQYLRKIGKGEKAFDFTKLDQFGDELADTANEFSCIRDNVTGLIWELKEPLITPPPASTLRAANNRYSFVNTNAGNGDEAGVPAPASSTCPSTENCGIEVYVEEVNETAYCGGANWRLPTLEELMSIADFSRIGENHLLDPAFFRFEPDHTVQNNMFYWTTQTSAEGGGGISAWVFDIRNGNDNTLPKQQNQLGYVRLVRSP
- a CDS encoding DUF342 domain-containing protein, coding for MTVNVLACQFSLKDDLVFIHMPVTQTNLTADLLKEQLQQAGYGRCLLLQDQIKNLLLEYQQVQQKIKQQLQAEGHVLKYKVAERIHAQLKIEISSDAMLATAEITAAYGGNPISANEAVKAGQEAGIVFGFQKEQILQLVAQASRAEPGSKTKAEIAVGKLPTPGRDSVFELLIRDMSTRSKQPVARSEGKVDLRDFGAIASVKTGEVLMRRHPPTKGKEGMTVTGTRLSALDGQQLPWGAAEGSAVSADNPDLLVASKDGMPRLLDACVAVDEVFVINKVDAGSGHIIFKGAVVINGDVNEAMKIIAGGNVFVKGIFEGDLIESGGDVTIGGAIIGHQVSEVGESTELSTQVRAKGHVQCTLAQYASIKCEGRLTVSKQLLHCQVEADSVLAGTEEKANGKIVGGRYYLGNGLRCGNLGAPSGSLLQIVLNKQMDPLIEKQNVLRTSLVGLKAEMELVKQHVEQLKQMDKSPAVQEQMAAMVEEFEEHRSIASAFIADIKQLEEQRRQLLLSVCIEVTQQLFAGVETSFGNEVLRTKKEYGASRIRLSEQGVVVEAL
- a CDS encoding DUF2982 domain-containing protein gives rise to the protein MDKLQYRAATARGGVKTLLLSSGGLLLWLLLLLLIPDLLHSSAWVLLLICCVLGLIAGYAKLTEPLYVIELDQQGFSYVHHKGRWCIPWPGFSFISVPELAGREMAYIGVKLRHYDEFLNQLQPRLAVHIMVEQRHLLIAALGSNCPGGTCPTELMVEVGEYRGTTRSYKGAIAMFARRMQLLRQLTGFDLFIPMSAIGSEPADFCRKVNQIRLQCLDNTVT
- a CDS encoding efflux RND transporter periplasmic adaptor subunit, with translation MAQKNSNLIWVLLVGLSVFVIYLFLQNQSPEEEQKAAGSATLVSTQIVSHSALKRQVTTLGTALANESVQIVSNASDYLIELHINEGKTVEKGQLIAQLNDVEERARVAELSASLVDQKRQLERVKNLAKTQATAQSLLDEQQTRVNTTQAQLDAVKARLNEMTIRAPFSGVLGLRQVSEGAYLTAGTVLTTLDDLNKIRLEFSVAEYYLAQLKPGMTVNASNVAYPGKVFHGQIKAIDTRLDPVTRSVKVHALMPNDGMELRPGMLLNVSVTLAEVQALQVSEKAIVPLQNKQYVFVVNKDNSVTQTEVQLGQRMPGLVEIVSGLNPGDQVVIEGTTKIRSGSMVTPTVTKVGQ